CACTCAGTTGAATATGGCATCCTTAAACAGATTTATATACAGAGAAACAGGCATATCCAAAGAGGTTTGATATCATATCACTTGATAAACTTTAATAGTAGCATATGGATggatatatacatattatttgaAGAGTTTTCCTAAAAAAGCTTGCTATAAAATTCTTTGTTTTAATGGCGACGTAAAGACCGTAGCGGAAAGGCagcctaaataaaataattgcttTAGTTAATAAATTACACCACATATACCATCGAATGACAAGGCATGTCCATGTTGTGCAAACTCTGAAAACAGCTCATCCCCGCCGAGCTCTGTTCGGTAGTCGTACGTCAGACTACCCAAGCAAAAAAGAAAATTTTCCATATATATAAATCCGTAATGTAGATATAATTATCAAAATTATAAGAAATGAACAAATACAATATTTTAACACACACACAATTTCTGGAAATATCCATCAACTAACAACATCATCACAATACAAACAATAGTAACACAATCACAGACACTAACAATTTAATTTGATTCCAAACCATCACGGGGCAGAATTTTCACGCCACGGTGCAATCTGATATCATCAGCGACGTCGTCGCCTGCAGCGTCGTCGGCGGCGACGGCGACAGCAGCAGGGGCGGCGGCGACGACGACGACAgcggcgccgccgccgtcgGCATCTATCTGATGGGTCGCCGGACGCCGAGCTCGGAGATTGAATAGGTTTCTTTTCAAACAATTTTAACGTATCTTCTCTAGTGTTCAGCTTACGATTTCTATCATCGTCGTACTCGTACTGAGACCTCCTCAACCGCTTTACTATGCCGCCAAGCTTGGCGCTGTGTCCGCAGCCTCGCAAACATTGCACCACCGCCTGGCCGATTGGAGTTACAAGCTGCTCTAACTCTTCCAACTCGAGTTTCACATTAACGCCACTTATTTCAGTGCACGTGGCTTTCGCTGTAGTTTCCGGTAATGTATCCATTTCGTAACTCATGATTTAGATACATTTAAAAacgaaaaatttaatttagacaCCTAATACTACACATCTCTTGATGGTGAAACAAAATGTGACAATGGAAATTCAGAATAGAATCAGACGAATTTTGAATATGTtgaaatattgtttttgtttactGACCAGTACGTCAGTGGTAGTCAAAGATGGTTGCATAGATATCAAAAGCAATGACCTATCATTCGCCATAGATATCTTTGGCCCTAGCGAAGGCTAGACGTGTTAGAccgaccaagacaagtctgcaacgatttagatagcacacgcaatgcagatgttattttaaacgtcaaactttcatgaaattatgatgtataaataacacttgtactagtTGTACTGCgtatgttatcaaaatcgttgcagacttttcttggtctaacttctaCTATGATCCAACGTTTTACTATGATCAAtcattataaccctaaaggactagtttttgatagagTACCTTCTCTTCTTTTGTTTCaagcgatgccgcttggcacgattgttcctatactcaaacaaagctgatttggcccggtacCCAAAATATCGTACCCAAAGGGGAAGTAGAGGGGGGAAGGGGTCGGccccccaggtccaatctatgctttatttcttcctgctcttagcaacttgGGCAAGTTATACATTATATCATGAGACCTATATAACTTGAACTAACAGGAACTACCGAATTTGACGCTAAcgctaacccccttattcataaacgcactacaaacctcatttagctaataatcgtttgtccttatctgtcattttgacttataattttttatatgtatttgtaagaaaggaataaaacataatttaactaaataaggcccgtaaagttttatgaataaaatgtataaagTAACTGGATTACAAGGCTACACCAGGGCACGGTACAGTTGtacagcattgctccgagcaattattagggttggcacaacttgacgtccctttgcgtgcacaaccacagataagataattacttgaattttgacgaCCCTCGGAGACGCCaagtctaaaattttcggtacaaaatagtctgccgttttttgcgggggaggggcacatcaaatgtatagggacgtcatgtcagataaacgtcagtccatacatatggttgaccattggccgcctattttcgacagaggggaacgcctgttaatggcggctccattgttaattactccgagtgacgaccctaaatagccgaaagggatagcgcatacATAAGAAAGGGACCGCATGATTCGTCCCCGAATCGCTGTCTAACTTCGGTTtcgtaggaagtttcctttatttacggtagtactattacttatactGTGGTAGTGTTCAGTCGTCAGTCTCCATGGTCTCCATACTCtccatagagtctgtgcggaaagattaagagtcgtggaatgtattgggcgccatacattccacgactctttccgaacagactctagctGTCGCGATGCGTACTCTAGGTATGAAACAATTataaggttattttttttatatttttgaaacAGCCATAGGATTTAGGTAAAGGGTTGTTCTATCATGGTTTTTCTGTATATTGGGCAAATAttgagattttatttttaagtaatttagtGACACCACCTTAGATAAATTATATCAAGCCTACCTATAAGCACAGCGTCTTTAGGATTATCgtttaataataaaacaactatGTCGTGTAAAATTGCTATGTATAATATCGCTTACTTTCACTTAAAAGTATAGTAACATCAATGCTTCTTAAACTTTGCCTTGGGCTGTTTGTGCGACCTAACGTTGTTGTCGAAGAACTTTTTGTAGTTCGCGTTTTTGTAAAGGTATGGTTTTACTTCGGTTTTCGCCTCGGGCTTGCTGTGCttaatatttgtttgttttaattctTTTTTCGAGTCATCaactttgtttatttctttgcGTTCTACGCTGTCTGGTGATATCTTTCTTTTGCGCTGTTTCGTCGCACTGTCGTCAAGTAAATTTTCTTTAGTTTCAACGACGTTCTCGTCGTTTTCTATATGTGACTTAGCCTGTTGTAATTTATGGAGAACTTCTGTCTTAATCAACTCGTCCCCTTTTCCTATCGCCGCTATTTTCGCTTCTTTATCTCTGTACTCCCTTATCTCTTCCATCTGTGAACATGTTCATACGGTTAATGTGTGCGTGCTCGAACATTGTAAACAACTACAAGCGTCTAATTGTTCACTACTACAATACATCGGAGCTAGCAACTGTAGGGCACTCTCGGGCGATAAACCGCTTTTCGACGCCGCTACAACGGCCGGTATTGACGATATAGACGGTGACTAACATCAACTTTTGTCTATGTTTTAAAACCCTGTGAAAGTCATCGGTTCCGTGAAAACTTGTGGTACAAAGTAACTTGTATTTCCACTTACGAGTTTTCACGAAACAAGCCCCCAGGTGTCCAGCCAAACAATCtgtaaaatattgttttaaaatgacATATCTATATAAAGATTGGTATTAAATGGCTTTGCAAGTTCGCAGTAGTGACGGAGATTGGTAATTCacgagatttttttttctacctAGGGAGGGGTATCAAAAGTTCACGTTAAACGCCATCTATAACGTCAATAGTGACTAGTAAGGTAATAAGACAATGCAATAGGCAATTGAGTACAGAAAATTAGTTTTAAACAAGTATATTTAAAACTAATTTTCGAGTGAATACATTGTCTTGTTAGCTACAGCGCCGCGGTAACCTAATATGTGAAGCTCTCTAGCCTCAGTAGAGATTTAAATCGGTTTCAGAAAACTTGCaccttattatttataaaataaggctCAAATCATCCGTTACCGCGCAAAACAACCGAGCCACTGAGCCCAGACCAAAAGCTTGTGATGTGTAAACCAAATACCTGAGCTAACGAGCGATATTTTCTGTATCTGTCATAAGGCGGTATGAACTGTTTCGCGTCGACGTTCAAATCGGACACCTGCAATTTCAAACGTGGATCACTGGTTGTTCGTTGAGTGGGGTAATAAATAGGAATGGGTGTTATGGAAGATCTTTATTCATGTACTTACAACACAATATGTGTCAGTATTATAGGAGGGTACGAAGGCTTGTATGTCGGGGTGGCAGTCGGTCAGGTCGCTGAACAGCAGCGCCGCTCGGTCCAGGTTGATGCGTTCCTCACTGGAAGAAGGGATTGTTTGAGAACAGTCCAAAGTCTGTCGAGATTTTGTGAAACGGCAAACATTCCTGTATTACATTCCTTCCTCAATGTATCAACCAAAGCAAAAGTCGACATCGTGAAGATGAAGACATCGATTTGTATCGTTCTTGCAACATCTGTTTCCTATAAAGGTTTTTAACCCATTAACCGCCCTAAACGTCAACTGCAGCCTGATATCAACTTTCGTGCATTTCGGCAAGGTTCGCAATCACGCATCGCACAGGATAGGCGTGACATTGAAACATTCCGGGAGTTGGCAGTCAAcgtgaaaaaatgttcaaacgctggaaagtgtaggggtcaaaatgtccatacggaaccggctgtctaCGCAACTAGacgtaactagacggagccccgcttcgcggggctcctatttctgggcagtttgcccttcgggcatctgaagctacctaacgaacctaacctacctactttttgccacatagacagccggttccgtatggacattttgacccctgcactttccagcgtttgaacattttttcacgttgactgcccactcccggaaCGCATTGAAAGGGTTAAACTTGTCCGATATTTGTTATAAATCAGCGTGGAAACAGTATTTTGCATTACATTTTAACTCCTCACCTCCTACCAATATTAACTCGGAAAAGAGAATCAAAATTCAGTTCTAAAGTTTAAGGACGTGTTTTGTCCGTCAATTTTACTTGAGGGGAACTGAAacttaaattaaagtaacatgTTTTGACAGTTTCTTGGGAAGAATATAAGATATAAATATCGTACATTAACCCGCCATTTCCTTTCCATCTTTCTATCACACTCGCATATTTATACAGTATGTAAACTAACAAAAAAcatttactcaaacccgttaatgtgtaGGTCACACTGAGCAACTTATACTATGGCAccgaccccgaaatcgcgaaaaaaatttggttgtttcatTCATTTTGCTGGTCTAGCattgaaattttctatgggagagtcaatttttttttttcgcgatttcggggttggtgctatagtaaaagttgctcagtgtgacCCATTCATTAACGGGCTTGAGTAAATGTTTTTCGTTAATTTACATACTGTATTCGTGACCCGCTCGCACAGTGACATTGACCGCCGGCATACACTACGACAGGTtcggcctagtgggtagtgaccctgcctgcgaagccgatggtcccgggttcgaatcccggtaagggcatttatttgtgtgatgaacacaaatatttgttcctgagtcatggttgttttctagtctttctatataagtatgtatttatgtatatcgtcgcctagcaccccaagctttgcttagtttgggcaaagagaatttgaaatagagtgttactgtcatggtaaattatgtagctacagtagtcgagtagatggcgttaatattaatatttaataagttaacacatatcagtgaaagaataaggatcaaagtcaaatggcgttctaacagttttatgttctgtcgaaagattgcagtaaatttacagtggctacataatttactttgacaatccgtctctatacactctattctctttggtttggggctaggctgatctgtgtaagatgtccccctaATATATTCGGAGGGACAGCAGTACAATTACGCGCGTGCGATACAGATAGGAAATGGATCGCGGGTCTATGTACGAAATTACTCTAAGGCTAACTAACTTCAAGGCTTAGAGAGCTCCCTCGTTGTTATAACCTGTATACAAGTTTGTGGTTACCTGTATACAAGTTTGTGGTTACCTGTATACAAGTTTGTGGTTACCTGTATTCAGGGTATTGGGAGAGGTCGTGCAGGTTGAAGGCGGAGGGCTGGTGCGCGTTGATGGCGCTGCTGATGCTGGAGGGCATCGGGTACAGCTGAGGCTCCAGCGGCAGCTCCCGACACTGACACAGGGAACCAAATTAACGTTGTCTTCCTTTTTTTAATCGGTTTATTTGTCACTAGTGGCAACAAAAATTTAATCAAGTCTTtaatacttaattttatttcacaccacGAAGAAACCAATTGTAAATATTggacaattttttttctttataaatcGGAATGACTTGTGAGCagtaatttgatcgtgacgtccACAAGCAGTATTTCATAAGTTTCATAACCCGTTATAGTTTTGCCATTTCAAAAAAAACTGGTGTAACCACCCAGTTTACATCCCTTTTAGTTTCTTCTTTCAACTCTATTAAAACGAAACGCAACAACCTTAACACTGTCATTGACCCGCTAGACGGGCTCTCTGTACATTTCACATTGGAAATTAGGTACAAGGTAGCCTTGTTGGTGAATGCGTTAAACAAGTATAAAAATCCTCACCGAGAGCAGCATTCTGTGTATGGTGATGAGGTTCTGCTTGACGAAGGGCGGCATGGGCGAGCAGCTCGCGTTCACGCCCTGGATCTCGCGCGGCAGAGTCTCGGCCAACGCTAGCAGCATGTGGTTTGGTAGCAGGTATCTGAAAATTTGTATTTCATTTTAGGTTTAGATCGTAAACCAGCAACTGTGTTTATGACTAAGTTTTTCTTAAACGATAAATCTTACTTCAAGTGGGTAAGGGAGATGTATAATGAAGCCTCGTGAAAGTCAGCGACCGCTACGTCAGTGGGTTGCGGAACGGTGGccaactaaaaaaatatttagttttcttCCAGACTGAGGTTGTATAACATTtaggtgacagacggtttggtgcaaccgaccttTAAGAGTTGATTTAATGAAAAAAGGGGCAATAATCTTACATGGTCCCCTCGTCGAGGTCGCGCGCCTGCGCGTCTCTCCACTTGTATAGCATCTTCAGTGCCGCCATCTGCCGCGAGTTGAAGGACTTCTTCGACCGCAGGTACAGCGGCATGTGGCTGTTCTCGTGAATCACTTTCTTGTTGTATGTCTGGGGGCAGATATATGATGTTGTTGAAATGTGTAGGTGCATTtacatagttcgtttttttagcattagaaagaacttgaaagaaggtaagcgatcttgacatgtcttttaattgaaaaacgctttttaaaaatcagtaactattacttatgaaagcagaagaatataaatgatcgtattagattaataattgttacatacTTGCCGTATcacatttttaaaatgtgtttttcaattaaaagacacatcaagattgtttaccttatttctaatgctaaaaaaaacgaactatagagttGATACAACTTTTGAAATAAAATGTAAgctatagtacctacttaagtacttTTCACTTGTTCTTTTTTCTAAAAAGAGtaattgtatatattatgttattttatgattagaatttgtttttttcacatttatttacatttgtgtgtaagtttatttatttattacatttttttactataaattgtttattaaaaaatgtgtattggattaataattgttacaaaatattgtattgtaatgtGTAAAATATGTATTGATTTGTAGatagaatagaaatagaatagaatagaaaaagtttattcggtgtcaaaataaaacttaacctaAAAATACATCTTATTCTAATACATACTAACACCGAAATGGATGCCACTCAGCATTTGCCGATGGTAAGATACTTAGCTAAGTAGCTGATAccatggcgctggttttcagggcaaccagagagaaaaacacaataaaataaaatttaaaaacaaaactaagctaacacGTGGGAGAAGGTGAGATTAAACTATCAACCAGACAATAAAcagtaaatacctacatagtatGCGTCTGAACAATTAGACAGTAAAAGTACGTGTTTATAAACATAAAGCAAACTTAATAACTACCTAAATACAAGTATTAAGTAATGATAATAACATCTAATTAGCACAGTACATCAGCTCATGTGTTGGAAGTTTGAAGATCGAGTATATACTtcttaattttacttttaaaagttgctatcgacgtagaatttctaataggtgGTGGTACATTATTCCAACACTTCGTGGAGGCGTATCGGAAGCTGCCACGGAAAGCAGACGTACTGTGTTTTGGGGCAACAAGCCGTTGAACGCCCCGCAATTCACGCTTGGAGCATTGTAActtcttaaataaatatgatgGTTGTttggtatgcataactccaaaaatacatatttaatagtTTATTGTTGTTTAAAAATGGTGTGATGTGGGAACGGCATGGTACATTAAAACAATATCGAGCGCAAGCATTTTGTATACGCTGTACCAAGGACCATAACCAATATAGTTTAGTCCATGGCTGTACCAAATTAGAAGTATGCGCCAGCAAGCAATCACCGTAGACAACATCGGCACAACCCAACTTAGATAAAATTAGTAAGTCACAGAGATTTATTCGCAAGTCAACGCTGATAAAGTCACGGAAATGATATAAAACACTGAGTCTGTAAAAACAATTTCGCAATAGTTCCGTGACGTGCTCTTCAAAACGCAGCTTACCATCTATAATAAGGCCTTAGTTACGAGCGACGTAAACGCGCTCTAAAATATCACCCATGATAACTACCTGTGGCACGTAAGTGTAAGGcttgagtggacgctcgagttgggcatgcagcggggcggggcgtgcggcatgttaaacaaatgcaaacgtataggagcggccttagagcacgctgctcaaatgacttgtgagcccgacgccatGCTGCACGCCCCGCCGGACGCTCCGCTCCGAGCGTTCACTCAGGCCATACACTAAGTCTCAAGGTCACTTAGTCGCTTACTTGAAccaaaacgcctttttgatggcgatgttgctactatgggacgtagtctaaatgtccttattgatagatgtcaaaaagtgacaagtaacacttagcaaaaactaagttttacgaaaaaaaaagtaaaaatccattttaactGACAAGTtaaccaataacatttactttttatgtacaaatatattcaaaaaagagaaataataaaattggtttttttttattttttgaatgtctttgtacataaaaagtaaatgctattggtaaacttgtcgcttaaaatggatttttactttttttttcgtaaaacttaatttttgcaaagtgttacttgtcactttttgacatctatcaataaggatatttagactaaatcccatagcagcaacatcgccatcaaaaaggcgttttgcactatgtaacaataaaaacttgttttttttctttattggtattaactctgaaacaaggcgaatttcaaaaaagtttataggacatttttgtctctaaatatgatcaggaatacgctgttaaaattattcggtttcctcatgttacaccgtgtataataaaTCAGTTTCGAACCCtaagtaaaaactatgttatttcgaattttgacaagctaatacatgaatatggtgcatcatataaaaaaaatgaatatgaccttttttattaagaatttattaaggattatttctttgatcgacacttttttcctaaaatgtatactttcctgaaaaaattttaaaaactgTGAACcaggacatatttcatgcaaaaaggggaggttgcgtcagggggagggaaAGGGACGCttgtgtgcgtaaagcaccataccctaaggtatcatactacattcataaaaggctggctataattagtctttcaaaaaacacaatttgaccgaatcattgggaatcaaaccgagcgaagcgagatgggtcagaatccaaaattttaacccacttttatattcatcgttgttagcactagagatgcaccggatatttgGTTACTACTAGTATCCGGCCTATCACCACCACCACCTACCACCATCACCACCTACCAGATtttgacctactatccggccggataccgggtAGTAaatttgcttgatttcggagtcaACAAATTGAATTTATGAAACTGTCACAGTCATAATCTTACtcgtttataattttaatttcgggtttcacgggcctataaatcccggtcttttgataggcttgcgtggggatatagatccaacacgtagaggccccttggagagctttaatgtcatgtagaacgcctgctggaacccgttcacaggcgcaacaatagacacccatgaaccggtcgcagcaggcattgggactattgtagaaaaagtgaacagtataccggtctatggattgaagtttgggtggacaatgagactgggctattgtaaagaggtccggacacctgccataacaatgttaacaccgtcatcgaggcaggcggtgactcgccgctgactagatgggcccctgaaactgccgtcgtaaagacgaccaggagcaacatcggtgtgagcggctcaggggtgtcgataggcgtgcgccgctttctacccagtggctgttaccagccactgtgccaactcgcgtcttatgcatctttcacttccacccctggagcatatagctctagcgactcctctctggacggccaatgaaggcaagccagagctgagagtcctgcgggtccccttggggtccactccgaccgacgaagacacgccggagacggagaccctgaccgactctcgggagcactcgggtccgtggggtcgttactccccaacagctcgccacaagctgccctgcgggctaattttaattattattacagctttatttatttcagcGAAATTTTGTACAATATATGTACAATGTAGTGTTTTTTCATAGAATATAATGTTTGTTTATGTGTTGTTGTATTATTTGTTAATTCTTTTCACTGATCCCTATTGGGTAAAAGCCTCCTCGAGTCCCTTCCATTGTTCTCTATCTGTAGCTAATTTAATCCAATTTATTCCTGTTCAACTATTTGAACTATGTCGTCTGACCAGCGCTTTTGTGGTCTTCCTTGATGTCTtttaatacaaattaaacattccaCTCGCTTGCACGCGCATTTGTTTCGAACCAAGAGGCCGCGCAAACGTTCACTGCGAAACAGGTCATCCTGCACAATGCGCTAataacgttcactacgaaacaggtcagcctgcacaatgcgcacctgaaaaaccgaaaagtaggtaggtatagttccgccggacGAATTTTCGGCCGCTGGTCAGGccgaacatccggtatccggccaaacaactatccgttgcatctctagttagcacatagtacattagcacgaatttacattcataatttttctaacagatggcccTAGTAGTAATACgaagtgttattcctttatttattttttaatgtttataaaattatatttttgtttgataccacatctagacatgaatttaaattattatgttaaatttcaaacctaacagtccGGCACCACACCTTCGCATATTTATAAtagactagcttttgcccgcgacttcgtctgcgtttAATTAGTAATGTGGGtagcttatttttttatttaactggtTTTTATCGATACAACCAAATTTCCACCTCCTTGATTTCTGgcataaaaactaccctatatcCTTCTTCGggactatctccataccaaaattccactaaatcggttaagcggtttaagcgtgaagaggtaacagacagacacacttatttataatattaagtgtAGTAGGCACCTCAACATACAGATAAAGCGATATCTATTTGTATTAAACTCACGGTGCCGCAGATGTGCCGGCTCTGCTCTATAACGGACAGCAGCAGCTGCGGcttgccggcggcggcgcgcagcAGATCCGCCTTCATTTGTCGCCAAATGTACAGCAGATAGTGCGTGTCCATGCGCGCGTACTCCATCAGCTCCGCGGGCAGCGGCCGGATGCGCCAGTCCGCGAGCTGGTATCTGGAACgagggcacagaataaataatagcactaggtacagaagactcactctctaacaaaacgcgtctgttacgatcaggacagatatggccgctaggtggcgacagcgccacgcgcggcttatggctagccaccaaaattggtgtggaacggatgtacttttaactacctgtagcaaagcgacgaagtctcggagtgagccacgcctgacgagGACCATTCGTACAATCATaggatacattttatttatttacgtcaCTTGTTCGTCTTTGGGTCACCGAAAAACATGTTTGCCTACCAAATT
Above is a window of Cydia splendana chromosome Z, ilCydSple1.2, whole genome shotgun sequence DNA encoding:
- the LOC134804261 gene encoding exosome complex component 10 homolog, which gives rise to MNSVLNPEAPEFYPHLTSVTQGGYTKVNKSIRSSNQLPSGASYDLFKTFTDFNVVACQLSENVVHQSNQIMITELPAVKLKRIDIEYNTDKVTDANDSMLDRVNINMDTLTGVNKPSEKFTASVRPGAAVSSWNHSPVIAKIQVGSTMLIGAKNIPRPQLSFKDMIDNSDNLWVPKISDKPNSVKPLALNILYNDTGEAVGYEHPYKVELDIYHPPGSLIDPDPAPPAYPKPLAETTVTYIDTEHQLDALVEHLTGVTEFAVDVEHHSYRSYQGITCLVQISTNEGGDFIIDTLAIREHIHKLNLVFTDPKKLKVFHGAEMDVVWLQRDFGVYVVGLFDTHQAARALNCSSNSLKHLLWQYCQVDADKKYQLADWRIRPLPAELMEYARMDTHYLLYIWRQMKADLLRAAAGKPQLLLSVIEQSRHICGTTYNKKVIHENSHMPLYLRSKKSFNSRQMAALKMLYKWRDAQARDLDEGTIYLLPNHMLLALAETLPREIQGVNASCSPMPPFVKQNLITIHRMLLSCRELPLEPQLYPMPSSISSAINAHQPSAFNLHDLSQYPEYSEERINLDRAALLFSDLTDCHPDIQAFVPSYNTDTYCVVSDLNVDAKQFIPPYDRYRKYRSLAQMEEIREYRDKEAKIAAIGKGDELIKTEVLHKLQQAKSHIENDENVVETKENLLDDSATKQRKRKISPDSVERKEINKVDDSKKELKQTNIKHSKPEAKTEVKPYLYKNANYKKFFDNNVRSHKQPKAKFKKH